One Numenius arquata chromosome 13, bNumArq3.hap1.1, whole genome shotgun sequence genomic region harbors:
- the VPS35 gene encoding vacuolar protein sorting-associated protein 35: MPTTQQSPQDEQEKLLDEAIQAVKVQSFQMKRCLDKNKLMDALKHASNMLGELRTSMLSPKSYYELYMAISDELHYLEVYLTDEFAKGRKVADLYELVQYAGNIIPRLYLLITVGVVYVKSFPQSRKDILKDLVEMCRGVQHPLRGLFLRNYLLQCTRNILPDEGEQADEETTGDISDSMDFVLLNFAEMNKLWVRMQHQGHSRDREKRERERQELRILVGTNLVRLSQLEGVNVERYKQIVLPGILEQVVNCRDALAQEYLMECIIQVFPDEFHLQTLNPFLRACAELHQNVNVKNIIIALIDRLALFAHREDGPGIPADIKLFDIFSQQVATVIQSRQDMPSEDVVSLQVSLINLAMKCYPDRVDYVDKVLETTVEIFNKLNLEHIATSSAVSKELTRLLKIPVDTYNNILTVLKLKHFHPLFEYFDYESRKSMSCYVLSNVLDYNTEIVSQEQVDAIMNLVSTLIQDQPDQPAEDPDPEDFADEQSLVGRFIHLLRSDDPDQQYLILNTARKHFGAGGNQRIRFTLPPLVFAAYQLAFRYKENSKVDDKWEKKCQKIFSFAHQTISALIKAELAELPLRLFLQGALAAGEIGFENHETVAYEFMSQAFSLYEDEISDSKAQLAAITLIIGTFERMKCFSEENHEPLRTQCALAASKLLKKPDQCRAVSTCAHLFWSGRNTDKNGEELHGGKRVMECLKKALKIANQCMDPSLQVQLFIEILNRYIYFYEKENEAVTIQVLNQLIQKIREDLPNLESTEETEQINKHFHNTLEHLRLRRESPESEGPIYEGLVL, from the exons CCAACAACACAGCAATCTCCTCAGGATGAGCAGGAAAAACTCCTGGACGAAGCTATTCAGGCTGTGAAGGTGCAGTCTTTCCAGATGAAGAGATGCTTG GACAAAAACAAGCTCATGGATGCTCTGAAACATGCTTCCAACATGCTTGGTGAGCTGCGGACTTCTATGTTATCTCCAAAGAGCTATTATGAGCTCT ATATGGCAATTTCTGATGAACTACACTACTTGGAAGTCTACCTGACAGATGAATTTGCCAAAGGAAGGAAGGTGGCAGACCTTTATGAGCTAGTACAGTATGCTGGAAATATCATTCCAAGACT GTATCTCCTGATAACAGTAGGTGTTGTCTATGTCAAGTCATTTCCACAGTCCAGGAAAGATATTTTGAAAGACCTGGTGGAGATGTGCCGTGGAGTACAGCATCCTCTTAGAGGCCTCTTTCTTAGGAACTATCTCCTGCAGTGTACCAGGAATATCTTACCAGATGAAGGCGAGCAAGCAGA TGAAGAAACAACTGGAGACATCAGTGATTCGATGGATTTTGTGCTGCTGAACTTTGCTGAGATGAACAAACTTTGGGTGCGAATGCAACACCAGGGCCATAGTCGggacagagagaaaagggagCGAGAGAGGCAGGAGCTGAGAATCCTAGTAGGAACAAACCTGGTTCGCCTCAGTCAGTTGGAAGGTGTTAATGTGGAGCGATACAAGCAG aTTGTTCTGCCTGGAATATTGGAGCAAGTTGTAAACTGTAGAGATGCTTTAGCTCAGGAGTACCTCATGGAGTGCATCATACAG GTTTTCCCAGATGAATTTCACCTCCAAACCCTGAACCCATTTCTCAGAGCCTGTGCTGAGCTGCACCAAAATGTGAAtgtgaaaaatataattattgctTTAATTGACAG GTTAGCTTTGTTTGCACATCGTGAAGATGGACCTGGTATCCCAGCAGATATCAAACTGTTTGACATCTTTTCACAGCAGGTTGCTACTGTTATACAG TCTCGCCAGGACATGCCCTCAGAGGATGTGGTATCTTTGCAAGTTTCTCTCATTAACTTGGCTATGAAATGCTACCCGGACCGCGTTGACTATGTTGATAAGGTGTTGGAGACAACTGTGGAAATATTCAATAAACTTAATCTGGAACA tatTGCAACAAGCAGTGCTGTTTCAAAGGAGCTGACTAGACTTTTGAAAATCCCCGTTGATACTTACAACAATATCCTGACAGTTCTGAAACTAAAACACTTCCACCCACTCTTTGAATACTTTGATTACGAGTCCAGGAAGAGTATGAGTTGTTACGTGCTTAGCAATGTATTGGATTATAACACAGAAATCGTGTCCCAAGAGCAG GTTGATGCTATCATGAATTTGGTATCCACGCTGATCCAGGATCAACCAGATCAGCCTGCTGAAGATCCTGACCCTGAGGACTTTGCTGATGAGCAGAGCCTTGTGGGAAGATTTATTCATCTTTTGCGTTCAGATGACCCTGACCAACAGTATCTG ATCCTGAACACTGCTCGGAAACACTTTGGTGCAGGTGGGAACCAGCGTATTCGTTTTACACTGCCACCACTGGTTTTTGCTGCATACCAGCTTGCTTTTCGCTACAAAGAGAACTCCAAAGTG GATGACAAATGGGAAAAGAAGTGCCAGAAGATCTTCTCGTTTGCTCATCAGACCATCAGTGCTCTGATCAAAGCTGAACTGGCGGAGCTGCCTCTCCGGCTCTTCCTACAAGGAGCACTGGCTGCAGGAGAGATTGGCTTTGAGAATCATGAAACTGTGGCCTATGAATTCATGTCCCAG GCCTTCTCTCTATATGAAGATGAAATCAGTGATTCAAAAGCACAGCTGGCTGCAATCACCTTGATAATTGGGACATTTGAGAGGATGAAGTGCTTCAGTGAGGAGAACCATGAGCCTTTGAGGACTCAGTGTGCTCTGGCAGCCTCTAAGCTCCTTAAGAAGCCAGACCAATGCCGGGCTGTGAGCACTTGTGCCCATCTGTTCTGGTCTGGCCGAAATACTGACAAGAATGGAGAGGAG cttcATGGAGGAAAAAGAGTGATGGAATGCCTAAAGAAGGCTTTGAAGATAGCAAATCAGTGCATGGACCCTTCTCTGCAAGTCCAACTTTTCATAGAAATTCTGAATAGATATATCtatttttatgaaaaggaaaatgaggcG GTGACAATTCAGGTTTTGAATCAGCTTATACAGAAGATAAGAGAAGATCTCCCAAACCTTGAGTCTactgaagaaacagaacaaattAACAAACACTTTCACAACACACTGGAACACTTGCGTCTGAGGAGGGAATCACCAGAATCTGAGGGGCCAATTTATGAAGGTCTTGTTCTTTAG
- the LOC141471515 gene encoding histamine H3 receptor-like — protein MGQDLLWLNHSGSPRAAGNACAADGQRSGPFAAATAALLAALMGLLVLATVLGNALVILAFVVDRSLRTQGNFFFLNLAIADLLVGGFCIPLYIPYVLTGEWRLGRGLCKLWLVVDYLVCTASVFNIVLISFDRFISVTKAVSYRAQKGMTRNAILKMITVWIAAFLLYGPAILSWEYIAQKSILPEGECHAEFFYNWYFLMIASTIEFFTPFITVTYFNLSIYLNIRKRTSLRNENLSPGQEDCEMSFQGKKRERTIFFVKPANRHKHEKKRASSLSPPKKASKLSLHKLDKQSLNLNVNQDLPPLQVEVETKPHRNCFYKTTESVCNTTSRVDIANTMANRFRLSRDKRVAKSLAIIVCVFGLCWAPYTLLMIIRAACHGHCVQYSLYETSFWLLWVNSAINPVLYPLCHMSFRKAFIKLLCPGKAKIHPHIFM, from the exons ATGGGCCAGGACTTGCTGTGGCTCAACCACTCCGGCAGCCCGCGGGCGGCGGGCAACGCCTGTGCGGCGGACGGGCAGCGGAGCGGGCCCttcgccgccgccaccgccgcgctGCTGGCCGCGCTGatggggctgctggtgctggcCACAGTGTTGGGCAATGCCCTGGTCATTCTGGCGTTCGTGGTGGACCGGAGCCTCCGCACGCAGGGCAACTTCTTCTTCCTCAACCTGGCCATCGCCGACCTCCTGGTGG GCGGCTTCTGCATCCCCCTCTACATCCCCTACGTGCTGACGGGCGAGTGGAGACTCGGCAGGGGCTTGTGTAAGCTGTGGCTGGTGGTGGACTACCTGGTGTGCACCGCCTCCGTCTTCAACATCGTCCTTATCAGCTTCGACAGGTTCATCTCTGTCACCAAAGCG gtCAGTTACAGGGCTCAGAAAGGGATGACCAGAAATGCAATACTGAAGATGATCACTGTATggattgctgcttttcttctctatgGTCCAGCCATTCTCAGTTGGGAGTACATTGCCCAAAAGAGCATCCTCCCTGAAGGAGAATGTCATGCAGAATTCTTCTACAACTGGTATTTCCTAATGATTGCCTCTACTATTGAATTCTTTACACCTTTCATCACTGTTACATACTTTAACTTAAGTATTTACCTCAACATCAGGAAACGCACATCCCTCAGAAATGAAAACCTATCACCTGGTCAAGAGGACTGTGAAATGagtttccaggggaaaaaaagggaacgTACTATATTTTTTGTAAAACCTGCTAACAGACACAAACATGAGAAGAAGAGAGCAAGCAgcctttctccccccaaaaaggctTCAAAGCTCAGCCTACATAAGCTTGACAAGCAGTCATTAAATTTGAATGTCAATCAAGACCTTCCGCCACTTCAGGTAGAAGTCGAGACTAAGCCTCACAGGAATTGTTTCTACAAAACTACAGAAAGTGTATGCAACACCACCAGCAGAGTGGACATTGCTAACACTATGGCAAATAGATTCAGACTTTCCCGTGATAAAAGAGTAGCAAAGTCTTTAGCAATTATTGTctgtgtgtttggtttgtgttggGCTCCATATACACTTTTGATGATCATCAGAGCAGCTTGCCATGGGCACTGTGTGCAGTATTCTCTTTATGAGACTTCATTTTGGCTTCTGTGGGTGAACTCAGCCATTAACCCTGTTTTATACCCACTGTGTCACATGAGCTTTAGGAAAGCCTTTATAAAACTCCTGTGTCCAGGAAAAGCCAAAATTCATCCTcatatttttatgtga